A DNA window from Setaria viridis chromosome 2, Setaria_viridis_v4.0, whole genome shotgun sequence contains the following coding sequences:
- the LOC117845422 gene encoding protein C2-DOMAIN ABA-RELATED 11 — protein MEEAGRGRGCGLLKVVVARGRSLAVRDFTSSDPYVIVRAADTTAKTKVINSCLNPVWNEEMIFSMKEPVGVIKFEVFDWDRFKYDDKMGHAFLDLQPVAVATKLRRALRLTAGETKLRKVAPDADNCLLSDSFVTYANGEVALDAWLRLRDVESGELFITVKWIEAEDTK, from the exons ATGGAGGAAGCggggagggggagaggctgCGGCTTGCTCAAGGTGGTTGTGGCGCGCGGCCGCAGCCTCGCCGTCAGGGACTTCACCTCCAGCGACCCGTACGTCATCGTCCGCGCCGCCGACACG ACTGCAAAGACAAAAGTCATCAACAGTTGCCTGAATCCAGTTTGGAATGAAGAGATGATATTCTCCATGAAAGAGCCAGTAGGAGTCATCAAATTT GAGGTGTTCGACTGGGACCGATTCAAGTACGACGACAAGATGGGGCACGCCTTCCTGGACCTGCAGCCTGTGGCAGTGGCGACGAAGCTGCGGCGAGCGCTGCGACTCACTGCAGGAGAGACCAAGCTCCGGAAGGTAGCCCCTGACGCCGATAACTGCCTGCTCTCCGACAGCTTCGTGACGTACGCCAACGGGGAGGTCGCGCTAGATGCCTGGCTGAGGCTGCGTGACGTCGAGTCTGGCGAGCTGTTCATCACAGTTAAGTGGATCGAAGCTGAAGACACGAAATGA